GGCCGCGCACGAGCGTCAGTTCCGGGAAGACGGCCTCGCGGCCCTCGAACGGCGTCCACCCGCACTTCGAGTGGAGGTCGTCGCCGCGGATCTCGCGGGCGTCGTCGAGGTCGACGAGCACGAGGTCGGCGTCGTTCCCCTCGTCGACGCGGCCCTTGCCCGCCACGTCGAATATCTCGGCGGGGGTCGCGGCGACGAGGTCCCGAACGCGCTCCAGCGTGAGAGTCCCCGTCCGCACCTCCTGCAGGAGCACCGGGAGCATCGTCTCGACGCCGGGGACGCCGGAGGGCGCGTCCCGGACGCTCCCGTCCTTTTCGGCGCGGGTGTGCGGGGCGTGGTCGGTGGCGACGATGTCGACGGTGCCGTCGGCGACGCGCTCGAAGACGGCTTCCCGGCGCTGCTCGCTGCGCAGCGGCGGATTCATCCGGCCGAAGGTGCCGAGGTCGTCGAGGTTTTCGCGCGAGAGGAACAGGTGGTGGGGCGTCACCTCGCAGGTCGCGCCCGCGGAGGCGGCGGCGTCGACGCCCTCGGGCGTCGAGGTGTGGGCGATATGGATGTCGGCGGCGGAGTCGGCGCCGACCTCGAGCGCGCGATCGACGGCCGCGGCCTCCGCCGCGGCGGTGCGGAAGGCGCTCCAGGCGTCCACGTCGGCGTCGCGGCCGGTTCCGTCGCCCGCGCGCTCCAGGGCCGCCCGGTCGAACAGGTCGGCGTCCTCGGCGTGGACGGTGACGACGGTGTCCTCGGCGGCCGCGCGGGCGACCGCGTCGGCGAACAGGTCCGCGTCGATTCCCATGTCGCCAGTGGAGTCGGCGAGGAACACCTCGCCGAGCGCGAAGATCGGCCGCTCGAACAGCGAGTCGGGGTCCCATTCCGCCGTCACGCCGCCGTTGATCCCGAAGTCGACGAGCGACTTCCCGGCCAGCGTGGCCTTCTCGTCGACGGCCTCGCCCGTGACGGTCGGCGGATCGGTGTTCGGCTGGTCGACGACCGTCGTGACGCCCCCGGCGGCCGCAGACCGCGACCCGGTGTGCCAGTCCTCCTTGTGCGCGAAGCCGGGCTCGCGGAAGTGGACGTGCGCGTCGATGGCGCCCGGAAGCAGGTGCTTGCCGTCGCAGTCGACGGTCTCGTCGGCGTCGGCGTCCGCGGTGTCGAGCGTGCCGGCGTCGGCGACGCGGGCGATCGTCTCGCCTTCGACGAGCACGTCGCGCACGCAGCCGTCCGCGAGCGTGGCGTTCGTGAACAGCGTGGTCATTGGCGGCGATGCGCGGGCGGCGGGCGTAAGTTCGGCGGATCAGTCGTCGCTCGCCGGGAGATCCGCCACGTCGCGCACGTCGGCCGCTCTGTCGCCGACGAACCCGGCTTCGAGGGCCTCGCGGACCGTCTCGGGGTCGGCGGGGCCGCCGGCTCGCGCGACGGAGCCGACCGAATGGGGGTCGAAGGGAACGTCGAGCGCCTCGTAGACGGGGCGAAGGACCGCCCGGATCGGCCCGCGCTCGGCGACCGTGACGCAGCCGGAGACCAGCGCGGCGTCCTGCCGGACGCGCTGGGCGATGCCGGCGACCTTGCCGCCGCCGGCGACGCGGACGGAGTAGTCCCCCGGGCAGTAGGAGGCGGGCGGCTCCCCGCGATCCACGTCGGCGCCGGCGTCGCGGAGGGCCGCGAGGACGGTCGCGACCGCCGACTCGTAGCGGTCGTTCAGACCCGTTCGGGCGTCGTCGAGGGGGATCGCGTGCGCGAACGCCAGCGTCGACTCGGCGTACGCGACCGCGCGGCCGCCGACCGAGCGCTCGACCGGCGGGAACCCGTGTTCGCGGGCGACGGACTTCGCCCGGTCGTAGCCGTCCGCGTGGGCGTCGCGGCGCCCGAACGCGAGCGAGCGCCCCGGCGCCCACACGCGAACCGCGGGGACGCCCGACTCCCCGGCCGCGGCGAGCATCGTCGCGGTGGCGTCGCGGTCGCCCTCGCGAGACTCGCGGCGGCCGCGGTACACACGGACGCGACCCTCGTCGCCTCGTCGCTCGTCGGTCACGACCGGCGGTGGGAGTCGGGTCGCCTAAGCGTTTGCGTCGCCTGCGGCGGGTATGGACGAGCCGGCGGCGGGGGGCGAGCGCGCGCGACAGGAGCCCGTCGTCCTCCCGGAGTCGCTGCTGGCGCGCTACCGGAAGTTCTCGCTGTACAACTCGCCGTATCCGGCCCACGACCGCGCGTGCGCGGTCGACCTGTACCCCGAGTCGAACGTCGCCGCCTCGCCCGTCGCCGGCGAGGTGCTCGACACCCGAACGGTCGGCTGTCCGGACCGCGAGTACGCCGTCGACCGCGACCACCTCATCGTGATCGACGCGGGCGACCACGTCGCACGCGTGCTCCACGTCGATCCGGCGGTGGAGGCGGGCGAGGAGGTCGCCGTCGGCGACCCCCTCGGCGAGATGGTTCGGTCGGGCTTCTTCGGCCGGTGGGTCGACAACCACGTTCACCTGGAGTTCCGCGATCAGGGGAAGAACCCCTACCGCGCGTCGGGGTCGCTCCCGCTGGTCGTCGACTGCGAGGTGACGCCGCTGTCGTGGGACGGCACCGGCACCGTCGTCGAGACGGGCGACTCCTACGCGGTGCTGGACGCGCCGACCCGCCCCGGCGACCTCGCGGCCGACGGCTTCACCGCGGTCGCCGACGACGACGGGCGACCGCTCGACGGCGGCCTCGCGCACTACTCCGGCGGCGGCGTTCCGGGCGCGGGTGCCGACGGCGCCGCCGACGCGGTCGACGCCGTCGACGACCCGGTCTCGCTGCTCGGCGCTGAGGTCGGCACGCGCGACGGCCGCCACGTCGACTGGGCCGACGTAGCCGTACTGGCGAACGGCGAGCGGATCACGGGCCTGTCGCTGTTCGCCTCGCGTGACCCGGACGCCGGCGGCGCGAAGCTCGTCACGCGGCCCGACGCCGGCGACCCGCAGTTCGCCGTCGGCGACGAGGTCCGCGTCGAGGTCGTCCCCGACGACGACCCGGTCCGTCTCGGGTGAGTCGCGAGCGCGGTCGCGGTCGCCCCCGCTCGCGTCGACCATCGCGCGGATGGGGACGGCCTCGCCGCCCGCAGCGGTGACGTTTTAATGACACGAGTCGACCAGTCATCCTGATGAACCGTCGCCTTCGGATCGCCGTCGCCGCGGGACTGGTCGTTCTCCTCGTCGCGGCGGCGGTCCTCGCGTTCGGGTTCTGGCAGTTCACGCGCCCGGTCCCCGAGTCGTACAGCCACACGGCCGAGTACCGGGCGTACCTCCAGCCGGACGCGACGCTGACGGACGTCACGCTGTACCTCCCGCTCCCGGTCGAGAACGGGAGCAGCCCCGCCGGCGACGCGCTCGTCTCCGGGTCGCCGGGGGTCGTCGACGCGCCGCCAGGGTGGTCGTTCGCGGTCGAGGACACCGCGTACGGCCCGATGCTGGCGCTGTCGTTCCCGGAGCTGGCGCCGAACTACGTCGAGCGCCCGCCGCCGCGGACGGTCGACCCCGACGGGACGACCGCCGCCCCGGGGACGGCGACGCCGACCGTCGCCCCCGGCCGGACGCCGATCCGGACGCTCGACTCCTACCTCGTGAGCGTCGAGCTGGCGTTCGAGGAGCCGATCGACACGCGCTCGCCGGCCGACTCGGAGGCGGTGTTGCGACCGCGACTGAACGCGACCGAGGTCCCGTGCGACGAGCTGACCGGCGAGGAGGCCGTCTGCCGGCGGTTCGGTACCCGAATGTACCTCTCGTACGACGCCCCCGAGAACGCGACCGTCGACGTGCTCGTCACCTACGAGGGCCGAAACGACTGGTTCGCCGGCGGCTGGACGGGCAACTCCTTCCGGCAGTCGACCCGGGTCGTCGCGACCGGCGACGGGCCCGGCTGGGTCGCCGTCGACGGCGAGGAGACGACCGGCGTCGGGACCTATCGTGGCGCGCCCGCCGCCGTCGTCGACGCCGGCGCGGTCGAGCGAACGGAGTGAGCGAGACCGCGGGGGACGGCGGAGCGGTTCTGGTGCCGCTCCGCCCACGAGCGCGCCGTTCACGAGACCGGCGGTCTCGTGAGCGCACAAATCGCAGAGCGATTTGTGAACGCCGGTTCCCGTGGTCCTCGGCCTCACGGCCTCGGACCACGCTTTCGTTCCTCTGCGGCTCGGCCCCAAGACCTCGCCGCACACGGCCGTGGCCTCGAACCTTCGGTTCTCGGCCACGCTTTCGACGGTCTTTTCTCTCACCGCCGAGCATGACCCCGTAATGGCTGAATTCAAGATCGTCGTGGGCGACGACGCCGGCGACACGCGGCAGTTCGACGTGGACGGACAGGACGCGAACCGATTCCTCGGCCGGGAACTCGGCGACGAGGTCGACGGCGCGGCCGTCGGCATCGACGGCGTCGACCTGACGCTGACCGGCGGCTCCGACAAGGCCGGCCGCCCGATGCGCGAGGACGTGCCCGGCGGCGAGCTGAAGGAACTCCTGCTCGAGGGCGGCGTCGGCTACAAGCCCTCGCGCGACGGCGAGCGCAAGCGCGTCACCGTCCGCGGCCGCCAGGTCTCCGAGGAGACCGTCCAGATCAACGCCCGCGTCGAGGGCTCCATCGCCCAGGCGCTCGGCGAGGAGGAGGCCGACGACGAGGAGGCCGAAACCGAGGAAGCTGAGACCGAGGACGCCGACGCCGACGCGGACGACGAAGCCGACGCGGACGACGAAGCCGACGCGGACGACGAAGCCGACGCGGACGACGAAGCCGACGAAACCGACGCCGACGCAGACGACGAAGACGACGAGGAGTAACGCGGACATCCCCTTCTACCGCCCATGAGCGACAGACTCGCCAGCGACGCCGCCGAGGTCACCAGTCACCGCGCCCGCCTCGCGCGCTCGGGCGGCACACGCCTCCCCTGCCTGCGGATCCCCGAGGAGACCGCCCTCTCGGCCGGCGAGGAGATCCGGCTCGTCCTCGACGGCGACCAGCGCCACGCGACGGTGACGAGCGACGCCAAGGGCCTGCTCGTGCGCGGCGCCTACGACGACCGCAAGCGCATGCGAGAGGCCGGCACCGCCGGCGGCGACGCCGAGAACCGCCTCGTGGAGTGGGCTCGCGAGCACGACCGCGAGCCCGGCGACGCGGTCGAGTTGGACGAGGTCGACCCCGGCTACGTCTACGGCCTGCGCGTCCCCGGCGAGCGCGCCGTCTACACCGTGACGAAGCGCCCCGACACGGGGTTGCAGGACATCGCCGACTCGCTGTGCGACGACAACTGAGCCGAGCGGGAGGACGGTCGGCGACCCGCGACGGACGACCTTATACGACTCGCGCGCCGATTCCGGGGTATGACCGACGACGCCGCCGACGACGCCGAGGCGGGCATCGACGCCGACGACGGGAAGCTCGCGGAGTTCCTCGCGGGCGAACGCCTCGACGACGTCGCCATCTACCTGACGCACGACCACCTCGACGAGCAGGGGAAGATAGCCAACATGGGTCAGGCCGTCGACGAGGGTGTCGTCCTCGTCGTCCCCGGCGACGACGGCCGCAAGGCGTTCGCCGCCGGCACCGGCATGGACCCGATGCAGTTCTCGAAGGGCGCGATGGCCCGCGACGGCGTCATCTACCCCGACCTGGGCGGCGGCGAGTGCCCCGACGCGGCCGAGGAGCCAGAGGCGGACCACCGCGCGGAGTTCGTCTTCGCGTTCGCCGAGGAACGAAACGAGGAGGTCGGCGGCCTGTACGCCGAGGGCGACGTGATGCACGCGTACGCCCACTGCGCCTGTGGCACCGACTACTCGCACAAGTGGCTCATGGGCGAGTACAGCGAGGAGCCGGCCGTCGAGGAATAGATCAGGTCGCCGGAGGAGTCGGCTTCGAGGAGGGGAGCGTCGCAGCGCGCCGTCGATACCCGTCGCTCACGAGTGTAGAGCGACGGGGTAGGTCAGTCGACGGTACCCGCGGCGGGGTGACCCACCTGGGTGAAAGGTGCCGCCTGACCGTGCCGTCCTCCTATCGGAGCGGCCGCGCGTACAAAGGGGCTCCGGTCGAGCGGCCGGGAACGAACGCCGCGGCCTGCTCTTTCAGTTACTCCGCGTCCGTGTCCGCCGCTTCCTTCTCCTCCTCGGCGAGCGACTCGAACGCCCGGAGGATGACGCGCTTGGCGGTGGCGCCCTCGGTGGTCCAGTGGTGGCCGTAGTCGAGCATGTCGTCGTAGATGTCGGGCATGCAGCCGGCGGCCTTCGGGTGGCCGCCGCCGTTCACCTGCCCGGCCACCTCGTGACAGCGTTCGAAGTCGTCGGAGCCGCGGATCGACGCCGAGCCGGAGGGCTTGACGATCACCGCGGCGTCCATCCCCTGCTCGCGCAGGGCGTCGGCGACCTCGTTTTGCGAGCACCGGCCGTAGGTGACGCCGACCGACCACTCGCCGACCTCGTGTTCGACGGCGCGGTCGACCGCCTTCTCGATGAGCAGCCCCTTCTCGACGCGGCGCTGTTCGACGTACTCCACGACGACCGGCGGCAGGTCGACGCCGTAGGCGCCGACGACCGCGGCGTACTCCTCGCCGCCGGTCCAGTAGGCGAAGTCGGCGAGGTCGTCGGAGCGCTCGTCCTCCTTCAGCCAGAGGTCGTGGTCGCGGGTGACCGCCGCCAGCTCCGTGAAACGCTCGTCGAAGTCGTACTCCAGCGAGCGCAGCGTCACGTCCGTCGAGCACTCCTCGTCGCTCTCGCCGACGACCAGATCGATGCCCAGCTCGCGGACCGACGCCGCCAGCTCCTCGTCCCACTGGTGGTGGTCGAACCAGCGGACGGAGTCGGCGCGGCGGACGACCGCCCGGAGGTCCTCGGCGATGTACTCGAAGGCGTCGGGGCAGATATCGCAGACGAACACGTCAGTTCCCTCCTCCAGATACTCGGCGGCGTATTCGAGGTCCTCCTCGAAGGAGTGCGGGCCGGAGGGCAGCAGTGCGACCGGCGACTCGGCGCGGTCGTCCACCTCGTCGTCGGCCTCCTCGCCGTATTCCTCCTCGTAGGTGCCGTCGAGCTTCGCGCGGCGGCGCTCCTCGAACGGCGTCGGGTCGAGGGCGGCGTCGTACACCTCGCGGATCAGCGCGACGCAGCCGAGCCCGTCGGCGTCGGAGTCGGTGATCACGACCGCCTCGGCGCCCTCGACCGCCTCCTTCGCGCGCTCCTCGGCTCGGTCCTCGTCCAGCGAGTCGGGGTAGAAGAAGCCCGTCCCGGGGAGTCGCGACTTGCGGTCCAGCGGGAGGGTGTCGCTTTCGATGAGTTCGTCGTCCATATCCGGGGGTCGCGACGCGGGGGCAAAACAGCGGTGGTGTGCGTGGCCGAACGCAGTGAGGCCACGAGAACGCGAACGGTGAGTGACGCGAGCCGTGAGCGGGGTGCGCGGGCGAGCGACGCGAGCCCGCGATGGCGAGCGGGGAGGGACGACCCGCGAGCAGTGCGTGGCCGAACGCAGTGAGGCCACGAGAACGCGAACGGCGAGGGAAGCGAGCCGTGAGCGGGGAGTCTACGAACCGGTGCCGGGTCGCGGGTGGCGGGGGCCGCCGCGCGTCAGACCGGCGCGCCGCCGTAGCCGCCGTCGCCGTTCTCGCCGGCCAGCTGTCGGACCGTGAGCACCGGGACGGGGCAAGTTCGGACGACGCGCTCGGCGACCGAGCCGATGAGGAAGCGGTTCTCGCCGTGGCGCCCGCGGGTTCCGGTGGCGACCAGGTCGGCGTCGATCTCGCGGGCGTAGTCGGCGATCTCGTTGGCGGGGCGTCCCTCGCGGACGACGGCGGTCACGTCGCGGTCGGCGCGCTTTTGCACGTCGACGATGGCCTCGCCGCCCCGTTCCTGGAGGGCGTTGCGCATCTGCTCGCGCACCGCCTCCGGCGAGGAGTCGACCTCGCCGCTGTCGACGACGTACAGCGCGTGGACCGCGGCGTCGAACCGCTCGGCCAGATCGAGCGCGACCGCGACGGCGCGCGAGACGCTGTCGGAGCCGTCGGTGGCGACGACGATGGTGTCGAACCCGGGCATTACCCGGGCGTTCTTCGGGCGCGTGCTTAAAACTCCGCGCTCCACGGCGCCCCCGATCCGGACGGTCGAAACGGGCGTGACGGAGACGGCGGCGGCGACACCGCGATAACGGCGGCGACACCGACGCCGATCTCGTGCGCGAGCACCGACCGAGGACGGGATTCTCAACATCGGTACGCCGACGGCCACCGCTTAAGTTCCCCCGGTACCTCCGACGACAGAAGCAGATCCCCATCATGGCCGACACTCTCGACGCGATACGGGTGCTCCACGTCGACGACGAGCCGGACTTCGCCGAGCTGGTCGCGACGTTCCTAGAGCGCGAACACGACCGGATCGAGGTCCGTGGCGCGAGCGACGCCGAGGCGGGGCTGAACGTGCTGGCCGACCAGGACGTGGACTGCATCGTGTCCGACCACGACATGCCGGGCAAGGACGGGATCGAGTTCCTCCGGGCGGTCCGCGAGGAGTATCCGGATCTCCCGTTCCTGTTGTTCACCGGGAAGGGGAGCGAGGAGGTCGCGAGCGACGCGATCTCCGCGGGGGTGACCGACTACATCCAGAAGGGCGGCGGCACCGACCAGTACGCGCTGCTGGCCAACCGGATCGTGAACGCCGTCGAGGCGGTCCAATCGCGCCGGATGTTGACCGAGCGAACGCGACGCCTGGAGACGCTCATCGGCAACCTCCCGGGGGTCGTCTACCGCTGCCGCAACGAGCCGAGTTGGCCGATGGAGACCGTCGACGGGGAAGCCGAGGAACTGACGGGGTACACCGCGGCGGAGCTGGAGTCGAATCGCGTCGACTGGGGGAACGAGGTCATCCATCCCGACGACCGCGATGCCATGTGGGACGCCGTCCAGGATGGGATCGCCGCGGACGGCGCGTTCGAGGTCACCTATCGGATCCTGACGCGCGACGGGGAGACGAAGTGGATGTGGGAGCGGGGTCGCGGCGTGTACGCGGACGACGGAAGTCTGGAGGCGCTGGAGGGGTTCATCACCGATGTCACCGAGCGAAAGGTGCGCGAGGACCGTCTGGAACAGACGACCGCCCGCCTGGAGGCGCTGTTCGAGGAGTCGCCGGACATGATCGACATCCACGACGCCGAGGGGAACGTCCTCGACGCGAACCCCCAGTTCTTCGCGGAGACGGGCTACACGGAGGAGGAGGTCACCTCGATGAAGGTGTGGGAGATCGACCGGACGCTCGATCCCGCCACCGCCCGCGAGATCTGGGAGGACATGGCGGTCGGCGACCGGCGGGAAATGGAGGGGGAGTACACCCGGAGCGACGGCTCGACGTTCCCCGTCACCATCCACATCAGGCGGCTCGATCTCGCCGGGTCCGACCGGTACCTCGTGAGCAGTCGCGACGTGTCCGAACGCAGACGGCGCGAGCGAAAGCTCGAACGGCTCCGCGAGCGCTCGCGGGCGCTCAACTACACCCGGACGGTCGAGGAGACGGCACAGCTGGCGACGGACGCCGCCGCCGAGATCATCGGGGCCGAGCTGAGCTCCGTCCACCTCCTGAACGACGCGGGCGACCGACTGGAGCCGGTTTCGGTCGCCGACTCCGTCGAGGAGGTGTTCGGCGATCCCCCGTCGTACGATCGATCCGCACCTCAGGGGACCCGGTCACACTTCGCGTGGGAGGCGTTTCGGGCCGGCGAGCCGACGCACGTCCGTTCGGTGTCCGACCACGACCGGGTGACCGAGGAGACGCCCGCGGAGAGCGTCCTGTTCCACCCGGTCGAGGATCACGGCCTGTTCATCATGTCCTCGACGAACGCCGACGCGTTCACCGAGACCGACGTCCTCCTCGTCGAGATCCTCGCGAACTACCTCGAGGCGGCCTTCGACCGCGTGACCCGCGAGGAGACGCTCAGGGAGCGCCAGAACCGGCTCGAACTGCTGCACGACGCGACGCAGGAACTCATCCGGGCGGACTCCGAAGGGGCGATCGCCGACCGGATCGTCGAGGCGGCCGAGGAGATCCTCGGCTTCAGCGTCGTCGTGGTGCGGTTCTTCGACCCCGACACGGGCGAGTTGGTTCCGGTCGCGGAGTCCGACTCGGTCGCGGACGTGATCCCCGAGCGAAGACCGTTCACCGCCGACTCCGGCAGCCTCAACTGGGACAGCTTCGAGGCCGGCGAGGTCCGGGTGTACGACGACATCGAGGCCGGCACCGGCGCGGTCGACTCTGGGACCGGGCTCCGGAGCCTCATGCTGCTCCCCCTGGGCTCGCACGGGACCGTCTCCGTCGGCGAGACCACGCCCGGCGCGTTCGACGCGACCGACGAGTTCCTCGCGCGGATCTTGACGACGGCGGCGGAGACGGCGCTCGACGAGCACGACCGCGAACGCCGGCTCCGCGAGAGCCGCGACGAACTCCGCCGGCAAAACGAGGGGCTCGAGGAGTTCGTCTCCGTCGTCAGCCACGACCTCCGCAACCCGCTGAACGTCGCCACCGGCCGGCTGGACCTCGCCCGCGACGACTGCGACAGCGAGCACCTCGACGCCGTCGAGCACGCGCACGACCGGATGGAGGCGCTGATCGAGGACCTCCTCGCGCTGGCGCGGGAGGACGACACGGCGACCGACCTCGCGCCGGTCGACCCCGCATCGACGGTCCGGGAGTGCTGGGCGAACGTCGAGACGGGCGAGGCGTCGCTCGCCGTCGAGGTCGACGGGGCGATCCTGGCCGACGAACGACGACTCAGGCAACTGTTCGAGAACCTGGTCCGCAACGCGGTCGAACACGGCGGCGACGGGGTCACCGTCACCGTCGGCGAGCTGGACGACGGGTTCTTCGTCGAGGACGACGGCGTCGGGATCCCCGCCGGCCGGCGCGAGTCGGTGTTCGAGGCGGGCTACTCGACGAGCAACGAGGGGACCGGCTTCGGGCTGCGGATCGTCAAGCAGGTGGTCGCCGCCCACGGCTGGGAGATCCGCGCGACCGAGGGACGCGACGGCGGCGCCCGGTTCGAGGTCACCGGCGTGGCGTCGGCCGACGAGTAGGGGCCGGTGGGTTCGCGGCGGCCTCCCTGCGGCCTCCCTGCTGCCTCCCGGCGGCCGACCGCCGAGCCACAACCACGACACCTAAGCCGTCGACCCACACAACACACGATACTCGTGCCCCGGTTCGCGTACCCCTGTCCCGGCTGTCGCACCACGAACAGCCTGCACGACGCCGGCTGCGACTTCGAGGGGACCGAGTGGCACCACGTCGAGCAGGCGTACACGGACGTGCTCACCGTCCTCGTCGACGGCCCGGTCACCGAGTCCGCCCTCCAGCACGCCGTCCACGACGAGTGGTCGGGGCTCCACCGGGCCGCCCTCGACGTACTCCAACGCGAGGGCCGCGTCGAGGAGACCGACGCCGGCCTCGAGTTGCTCACCGCCGAGCGCTACCGGGAGGAGGTGTCCGAGCCGACGCGCGAGCCGATGGCGACCATCTACCGCGAGGGGAGCTACCCCGGCTGCCACGACAACGCGATATTCGCGCTCATCGCCTGGTACGAGATGGTCGGCCTCTCGTGGGCGGAGACGCGCCAGAACGTCATCGAGTGGCTCCACCGCTCGGGGACGTGGGACCGCGGCGGCTTCGAGGAGTCGAGCCCCGAACAGCTCGTCGAGAGCAAGCGCCACGTGTACGAGGCCGGCTACGGCTGGAAGGAGAAGGCGCAGGCGGCAAAGCGCGTGATCGAGCGGCACGGC
This genomic stretch from Halobaculum roseum harbors:
- a CDS encoding lipoate--protein ligase family protein; translated protein: MLAAAGESGVPAVRVWAPGRSLAFGRRDAHADGYDRAKSVAREHGFPPVERSVGGRAVAYAESTLAFAHAIPLDDARTGLNDRYESAVATVLAALRDAGADVDRGEPPASYCPGDYSVRVAGGGKVAGIAQRVRQDAALVSGCVTVAERGPIRAVLRPVYEALDVPFDPHSVGSVARAGGPADPETVREALEAGFVGDRAADVRDVADLPASDD
- a CDS encoding universal stress protein, which gives rise to MPGFDTIVVATDGSDSVSRAVAVALDLAERFDAAVHALYVVDSGEVDSSPEAVREQMRNALQERGGEAIVDVQKRADRDVTAVVREGRPANEIADYAREIDADLVATGTRGRHGENRFLIGSVAERVVRTCPVPVLTVRQLAGENGDGGYGGAPV
- a CDS encoding DUF7474 family protein, which encodes MPRFAYPCPGCRTTNSLHDAGCDFEGTEWHHVEQAYTDVLTVLVDGPVTESALQHAVHDEWSGLHRAALDVLQREGRVEETDAGLELLTAERYREEVSEPTREPMATIYREGSYPGCHDNAIFALIAWYEMVGLSWAETRQNVIEWLHRSGTWDRGGFEESSPEQLVESKRHVYEAGYGWKEKAQAAKRVIERHG
- a CDS encoding DUF7112 family protein, whose translation is MSDRLASDAAEVTSHRARLARSGGTRLPCLRIPEETALSAGEEIRLVLDGDQRHATVTSDAKGLLVRGAYDDRKRMREAGTAGGDAENRLVEWAREHDREPGDAVELDEVDPGYVYGLRVPGERAVYTVTKRPDTGLQDIADSLCDDN
- a CDS encoding DUF5807 family protein; this encodes MTDDAADDAEAGIDADDGKLAEFLAGERLDDVAIYLTHDHLDEQGKIANMGQAVDEGVVLVVPGDDGRKAFAAGTGMDPMQFSKGAMARDGVIYPDLGGGECPDAAEEPEADHRAEFVFAFAEERNEEVGGLYAEGDVMHAYAHCACGTDYSHKWLMGEYSEEPAVEE
- a CDS encoding DHH family phosphoesterase: MDDELIESDTLPLDRKSRLPGTGFFYPDSLDEDRAEERAKEAVEGAEAVVITDSDADGLGCVALIREVYDAALDPTPFEERRRAKLDGTYEEEYGEEADDEVDDRAESPVALLPSGPHSFEEDLEYAAEYLEEGTDVFVCDICPDAFEYIAEDLRAVVRRADSVRWFDHHQWDEELAASVRELGIDLVVGESDEECSTDVTLRSLEYDFDERFTELAAVTRDHDLWLKEDERSDDLADFAYWTGGEEYAAVVGAYGVDLPPVVVEYVEQRRVEKGLLIEKAVDRAVEHEVGEWSVGVTYGRCSQNEVADALREQGMDAAVIVKPSGSASIRGSDDFERCHEVAGQVNGGGHPKAAGCMPDIYDDMLDYGHHWTTEGATAKRVILRAFESLAEEEKEAADTDAE
- a CDS encoding dihydroorotase, which produces MTTLFTNATLADGCVRDVLVEGETIARVADAGTLDTADADADETVDCDGKHLLPGAIDAHVHFREPGFAHKEDWHTGSRSAAAGGVTTVVDQPNTDPPTVTGEAVDEKATLAGKSLVDFGINGGVTAEWDPDSLFERPIFALGEVFLADSTGDMGIDADLFADAVARAAAEDTVVTVHAEDADLFDRAALERAGDGTGRDADVDAWSAFRTAAAEAAAVDRALEVGADSAADIHIAHTSTPEGVDAAASAGATCEVTPHHLFLSRENLDDLGTFGRMNPPLRSEQRREAVFERVADGTVDIVATDHAPHTRAEKDGSVRDAPSGVPGVETMLPVLLQEVRTGTLTLERVRDLVAATPAEIFDVAGKGRVDEGNDADLVLVDLDDAREIRGDDLHSKCGWTPFEGREAVFPELTLVRGHVAYDARGDGERFGDAVGENVRA
- a CDS encoding hybrid sensor histidine kinase/response regulator, whose protein sequence is MADTLDAIRVLHVDDEPDFAELVATFLEREHDRIEVRGASDAEAGLNVLADQDVDCIVSDHDMPGKDGIEFLRAVREEYPDLPFLLFTGKGSEEVASDAISAGVTDYIQKGGGTDQYALLANRIVNAVEAVQSRRMLTERTRRLETLIGNLPGVVYRCRNEPSWPMETVDGEAEELTGYTAAELESNRVDWGNEVIHPDDRDAMWDAVQDGIAADGAFEVTYRILTRDGETKWMWERGRGVYADDGSLEALEGFITDVTERKVREDRLEQTTARLEALFEESPDMIDIHDAEGNVLDANPQFFAETGYTEEEVTSMKVWEIDRTLDPATAREIWEDMAVGDRREMEGEYTRSDGSTFPVTIHIRRLDLAGSDRYLVSSRDVSERRRRERKLERLRERSRALNYTRTVEETAQLATDAAAEIIGAELSSVHLLNDAGDRLEPVSVADSVEEVFGDPPSYDRSAPQGTRSHFAWEAFRAGEPTHVRSVSDHDRVTEETPAESVLFHPVEDHGLFIMSSTNADAFTETDVLLVEILANYLEAAFDRVTREETLRERQNRLELLHDATQELIRADSEGAIADRIVEAAEEILGFSVVVVRFFDPDTGELVPVAESDSVADVIPERRPFTADSGSLNWDSFEAGEVRVYDDIEAGTGAVDSGTGLRSLMLLPLGSHGTVSVGETTPGAFDATDEFLARILTTAAETALDEHDRERRLRESRDELRRQNEGLEEFVSVVSHDLRNPLNVATGRLDLARDDCDSEHLDAVEHAHDRMEALIEDLLALAREDDTATDLAPVDPASTVRECWANVETGEASLAVEVDGAILADERRLRQLFENLVRNAVEHGGDGVTVTVGELDDGFFVEDDGVGIPAGRRESVFEAGYSTSNEGTGFGLRIVKQVVAAHGWEIRATEGRDGGARFEVTGVASADE